The Mus caroli chromosome 9, CAROLI_EIJ_v1.1, whole genome shotgun sequence DNA window GGTAGAAAGACAGTCAACCCCTTTTCTACTTGCAGGCCAAgcacagagcaggaggaagaactgCCTCTTCTCTAGTATAACAACATCCACCACAGTTGtcctattttgcttttaaattcaaaacaaaacaaaatagtggTCCTAAACTTGAGTCAGTGAATTGGTGAAGATAGAGGTCATTTGGCAAGCAGAATTACTCTAGTCACACAGGCAGAGCCCTGTGCAGAGGTCCTTCCTCCCCTAATTTGTAGATGGTGGGATGAAAGGGTTTGGGTGGGAGTAAGGACAAAACTTATACATGCTTGAAACAAAGCCCAGTTCCAGAAGTCAAGCAGAAGACAAGGAGCATGACAAACTGCTTTAGGAGGCAAGTGGAGCCCAGCCTCTTCTAGGATCTAGGCTAAAGGAAACAGACCCTCTGCTTAGGGCTTGTTGGATAACTTAAAATAATTCCCTACAACAACCCAGACATTGGGTTGCCAAGTGGAGTCATGTGGTGAAGGCAGACAGTTGCCTTGCCTGatgtttctttttccccttcaggAGACCTAGCTCAGTCCCTTGCCATCCATGTGTGACACCGCATCAGGGCTTCTCTGTGCCTGTTTCTCACAAGTAAGAGGACAGTCAGACACAGACCCTTCCTTAGGCTTCTGCTCCTGTATAGTTCCTGACAAGctagagaagatggagaagagaagtgTCTGGTCCCAGTAGTGAGAGGCCAGAGGTGACTGTAGAAACTCGAGAGCACCACGTCCCGGACACCCAGAGAGGTAGCTTCCTGATCTTGAGTGTTCTTCCAACTTAGATGAGACAGGCCCAACCACTTCTGTCACTATCTCAGAACAGTCACAGGGAGTATAAGACATAAGCCCTGGTGGCAGGGACACACTCAGCTTCTGTATCAGGAAGCCCAGAGAACCTGGAGCCAAGGATGTGTGCTCTCAACTCTGCTTTAAGGCTTGAGACAGCCTTGACACACAGCTCATTCCCAAGGAAGAGATTAGCTTCCAGAATGTTTCCTCTCTTTATCCCTACCTAAGGCTGCAGAATCCCGGGGAGACTGCTGCCCAACCCAAGCCCCTTAGgttcttcagagaaaaaaatttaagtaaaaaacaTGATTTGTTTCCAAGGTTGCAAGTAACAGCCAGTTGAACCTCACACCATCCTCCCCCTCCCGCAGTGGCTGGTATTTGGCAGATGGGGGTTCTGTGGTGGAAGCCCAGCAACTTCTTGGCCCCAGGGGCCTACTGCCTGCTGTTGTTGTCAGACAGTTGACCAGGGGTCCGCACCTCACCCAGGGAGGTTGTGCCCTCGAAGCGCTGTGAGGCAATGGCTGCCTGGTGGGACATGCTCTTCCGTACGATGTCACCCTTCCGCCACAACACCACTTCCTACAGAGTTGGAAGAAGGGGCAATACGGTACTTGAGAGAGGCTCGGGGATGCTTTTCTCAGGGGTTCCCACCTTGGTCCCAGGGAATCTCCACCAAGAATAACCTCCTTTGTTCATCTCTCACCAAAGCACTGGCTGCTAATACCCAAGCCCCTGTGTGAGCCACAAGAGTGGGGTTAGGCCTGAGAAAGCAGCTCCTGGGTATCAACTGGGAATTTGCACTCCTGCTGGAGGGGCCAAGGTAGTCTATGTTGCTACTTCTTAATAAAGTAACAAGGATAAAGGCTTGACTTTCTTTTAGCATTTTGTTTTAAGTATTAAGAAGGCCCTCTGTGGGAACGGTGGCCTTCCTGTGTTGTGCCCACGGGGACGCAGGGTCCTGGAGGAGGCACCCACCTGCTGCTTGAAGTAGCGCCGTTCCTCCTCATCTATCAGCACCAAGTTGAGGTAATAGCGCACAGAGAACTTCTTATTTATGTCGCGCATGGTGGGTGTGAGCTCATACCCTGCCAGGAAGAGCCTGATGGGGATGGACTCACCTGTAAGGGGAGAGGCAAAGATGAGGGCAAGGGACACAAGAGGCACCAAGATGCACCGCACTGTCCTACAGCACCCACTCTGGCCGCAGCAGGTCAGACTCCAGCTGAGCAAGGCAAGGGACACGGAGCAAAGGCTTCTGCCCTTTGAGGTGTTACACCTGGCTTCTCAGTAGTTTCCTGGAGTAAATAAGATTATCCAGCCCCATTCCAGTGTGTATGCTTTCTGAACATACCCTCCCATTGCAGAAAGCAGTGAAAGCCGCAGAACAGCACAGAGAAACCATTAGGCACCAAGGTGCAATGTGCCTTGTTTGATGGGGGCCGGGTGGGGGGAAGCCTTGTTGAATTGAAATGTGATCTTTATATAGTTctgcctggctttgaactttgcacagcaatccccacccccaactcccgtcagccttccaagtgctggaattagaggtgtgaCCCAATAAGTCAGTTAAAGtactgggtttctttttctttaaaaactttttctgccgggcgtggtggcgcactcctttaatcccagcactcgggaggcagaggcaggcagatttctgagttcgaggccagcctggtctacaaagtgagttccaggacagccagggctacacagaaaaaccctgtctcaaaaaaccaaaaccaaaacccaaaccatgtATGCTCAGCTATCTGGGGCAGCCAGAAGAAAGCTGgagttattctgattattattattattagctacCTGATTTGAGTGCTAGGCCCCAAACTCATGTCTCTACCGaagcagtaagtgctcctaaccacggagctatctctccaacagTATCCCTCCCTTGAAACTGGTCAATTTATGCCGCAGCATGCATCTCCACTGCAGTAGTGATCTGCAGTAGAGTGGCCTAAAAATGGATGAGGACAACTCATCCTGGACCCTGTTCTCAGTCGCCAGTTTACTTCTGAATGCATCGGAAGCTTTCACTTGGAGACCAGAGAATCCAGGGACACATTTTATAGGTCCTAGCACAGCCTAACGAGGAACAAAATGAGGGCAGCTATTCTACTGAGAAAGGCCAACCTCAAGCTAAATATAAATGAACCTTTAATTATCTGCTCTTCTGGGCCCCATTTCACTATACAGCAGAAATGACAGTTGCCTCTACTtgcacaactggtcaaaatggaACATCAGAGTTAAGACAGCTGGGCTCCAACACTGTCAAGGGTCTGACAGAGTAAACACTTAAGAATCTGTTGTCTCCAGTGCTATGTAATGCCCAGTGTGACATCTTCCTTCCTCGTGGAACACCCACTGGGAATGTACTACCACGCACTTCAAAGGGAAATGAGACCACCTTCATCTCAGTTGCTACAAAGCCAATGACAAATGTAAATGACTGCTATTTGCCCATTCCCAGGAACCACCCAGATTCCCAAACAGCAATGAGCTTTCAGCCTACTCATCCTAGGGACCCTGTGCTGCTCAAGGAGGATCAGCCGTGGTTTCTGGTGTTGTCTGAAGCTCTTGGAGCATGGGCCAGCAATCTAGTAGTGCACTCTCACGGCACCGAAATGAGTTCCTAGCGTGAATCCCTTTACTGTAGCTAGAACTGAGCAATGAAAATGACTAGGGTGCATGGTCCTCTTGCCCTCCACCACAAAACATATCCAAAtgtccaaaggaaagagaaattccATAttcaaataaatcttaaaacagttttcagtttttgttttgatatgcaGGGTCACATGCAGGAGGAGTTTAAGTCGGCCTTAACCTCTCTAGCCAAGGATGAggttgaactcctggtcctcctgcctccacccaccaAAGGGGTGAGATAGCCGGCATGTGCAGGCAGGCCACCTGAGATGGAACCCTAAGTATATATAAAAGGTCAGTGTGGGGCTGTCGGAGCTATAGATGGGGTAGGAAGCTGCAGCTCCACGGACTCAGCTCTTCCCCCCCTTTcccgcctgagtgctgggacctcCCATGCAGTCCATACCAACCGGGGCTACaaggaagaccttgtctcaaaaaataaatagataaaataaaaaagagattttACTTCAAAATTTGAGCCCTTTCCCAATGCTGAGACTGAGCACATGGTCTGAGAGCAAAGTGACAGTGGCCCTAGGCCAGGAGGCTCACCTCGGACCGGCGCCCCGTCCATGATCTCATACTTCGCTATTGTGTCGTTCTCGTGGTACACATTGGGACCCGTGCCTGTTGTCTCTCGTTTGATGATGTCTATTTCCATGTGCTTGATCTTGATTCTCACCAGCAGGAAGTATATCTTCCCTACAATGACATCTTTCAAGTGGTATCTGAAGAAGAGAAGGTACGGGAGGAAGATGGTGGTGGAGTGGCTAGCCCCTCTGTGTTTCAGCATGGAGCACGCTATCTCGGATGCCCCTGTTGGTGACAGGGATAATGGACGTGTATGCTCAACCTCACTATGGGAACAGTTTCCTGATACAAGCTTATTGGAATCTGTGTGACTTTCTTCTTCCACATCTTGCTCAAAagagataaattttatttcaacaaCTAATATCTGTTTGTCTTCTCTATCTCCACAGGATGCacctttacttttgttttgttttacaaaacagggtttctctgttcaaCAGGGTTCTCCTGGCTGGCATAGTACTCACTTcgtggaccaggctagcctccaacccgtctctgcctcctgagtgctgggattaaagttgtgcaccaccttGCCCAACTGTATcgttaatattttttaatgtatgtacgTGCTTTTCTAAGGTATTAGGCCAGTCTGACAAGCACAGGAAAAGTCTTTTCCTTCCACTTTACTCTCCATACAATGCCTTCAGGGAACTACGCCTTAACAGTTCCCAGAAAATAGTTTGCCTCAGGCTAGACAGtccaggcagaagcagaagaacaAAACAAGTGACTCTCCCTCTGCATGGCTGCCTGCTCTCTAGGCTCTGCTAGCATGACTTATGCTTCTTAGCTACTAAGAATTTAGTCATATTGAGAAACACTTTCTaaccttcctgtctttctctgtgggcTAGCCAATGGTGCTGCTAGGCTGTATATACAGAGCCCTGTATCGGGGTGCCCGAAAGACAGCACACTCTTCAAGCTGAAGCTAGGACTCAGCATGAGACCCTTGGCAGGGACTTCAGAACTGGGCCTCCTGTCCTGGCAAGTGGGAAAAAAGAAGTTGGAAGACTCAGTCATTCAACTGAATGAGAGAGAGTTCAAATAGGCAATTCCTAGTTTCCAGGCTTTTGTTACCCACTGTTCCAACACTGTTGCATACAGTCCACAGGAAATGCTGCAGACTATGAATAGGTGACTCCACGCATGCAGACAACACAGGGGGCCACCAGCAGCCTTTCCTGGGGATATTTATAGACCATGCTTGGATGCTAAGGTTTTCTATACTCTTATAAATgaagcattcattcatttactacAATGAAACTTTACACAGGAACACACCCATATAAGAAACATATTTCTTGTTCCCTTACAGTACAGCCTATTATACAAGGAGAGGCAAAGACTAGGAGTATCTATCCCTGCCTGCATGTAACTGACTGTGAaacaccttttttgttttttgtttttcagaaaactgcTGACTAGTGGCTTTTACAGATAGCACTGCTGCTAGGTGCCTCCTTGATCAGAGGGTTGGGGGTTAACAAACAGGACCAAGCTGAGTAAGAAGACTGCAAGGGAGGGTGGGGCTCCTTCCTAGCACTTATTCCCTAACCAACAGGTGGGCCAGGCCAAGCAGGAATGGCTCTAGGTCACAATGGTCATTTTATTGGGGCCTCCCTAGGTTCCAAGTCAGGGAAGATAGAAACATGTCACTTTGTTTCACAGTTGTTCTTGGAGTCAAGTTATGCTCCTGGTTTAAAAATTGTCCCCATCAGGCACAGTAGCACGTGCCTGTAATCCGAGCACTTTTGAGATAAGAATGGGAtcgaaagtttgaggccagcctggtctatgtagctgAGTCTTTCTCTTGTTCCTAAACCCTTAGTACGTGACCTGGCTCTCCTTGATGCCTAGCCTGCGGTTGGTAGCCCGCCTGGGGAAGGCCACTGTAGTAAGGAGAGTAATGGAAGACTTAGAAGATGATGCTCCCAGTTTTGGATTGATCTCCAAATACTTTCAGGAACAGATTACATTCAAAAATGTATGGCTGCCAGAAATTTCTGCGCCTTACaaacaattaaatattttgatgTTCTAATagtaaacacaaattaaaacacagctttccaacttggcaggtaaaagttattttaagacatttataaaaatacatcAGGTATTCTGTACTGTAACTCATTTTGGTTCAGGAAGGAAGCAGGCCATTGCCGGTGCATGGTTTCCTCGCTTTAATTTCTAaggcagggaggaaaaaaaatgacagcggCATTGTATTCCATGGTTGTTCTCagccatggaaggaaggaaggagctttATCTAGcatccaaaacaaacaacctaaaaGTACTTTAGCTTGACTGTGAAAGGCATCTGTGTTTGTTTACAGATGTGATCgtaaataatttaatatactGACCTATGAAGTTTCTATTTCCTGGCCAATCTATCTCTAACTAGCCTAACATCTAGTGTACTATTTTTGTGGTCTCCCCCAGCAGCACATTATGatgaggctctcaggagacactCAAGTCAAGATTTCTCTTAAACTCCATACATAGCAATCACACAAGCTTGGGTCTCAGGATACTTACTTGGATTTGTTATACTCAAATTCAATGTGCAGGCAGTCCTCAATGCCAACTTCCATCTTGATGGATGAGTTCAGCTCGGGGTATGTGCTAAGTGTGTGAACTACAATGTCCATCTCTTTAACAACATCATTGAGGCGGCGGCTGATGGTGGCTCGAAGGAAATAGCTGTAAGAGATGGCGTCATCCTCCGTGAATCCCTCCAGTCTCTAGATGCTGCAGAGGTGCCACACCAAAGCAGCTCACCTCAGAGAACCCCACAGTTAGTAATGTTTAACCCTTGACACTTCATATCCCTTTGAGAATTTATGGGcacttttcttagaaaaaaattatatatatgcacagactTCTGCAATTACAATTTTAGGCAGATCAAAGCCTTTCTTCAAAATCCTGTTGGGAGCTCATGACTGACTGTGAACTAAGAACCTTGTCTTAGTAAAAGTGGTTTCTTTACTTTCTACTCCAACAGCATGGTTTTTATGTCCCCTACCACTCACTGTTTAGTATCTAACTCCTGGCTATTTAGGCACAGAGATCTAACCCACACACTTACATGCCTCTCCACTAAACAATAGCTGATCAATACAAGTGAGGAGCAggaaatggagaaaccaagccACGCATTCACTTCAGTTGTCTTTCTTAGCTTGGCCTCTGCTGGCATGGgaaaagtataataaaatctCAAGAGaagctgtggtagtttgaatatccTTGGCCCACGAGAAGTGACACTagtaagaggtgtggccttgttggaggaagggcaTCACTATGTGGGTGAGCTctgaagctccacccagtgccaaagcctctgctcctggcttcctttggagcTCACAGCTAACTGAAGCTCACAATCTGGAgggaaataaacaacaaaaaaaatcaagacagggAAAGAGTAATTCAAAAACTATGATTCAGGTTTATGAGTATAAAAGTGACTTCACGTAACACaacaaagtagcaaagaaatcTCTGATTTCATCAGAGGAGGCAGTTTCAGGGTAGGGCATAGATATGAAAGAAGATATGTAAGTGGACCCTAAAGGTTTAACAGCCCATCAGCACTGCCTTCTCCAGCATCCCAGTCCCCTGGATATAATAGTATACAGACCCCCTGAGAGGCGACGAATCCCCTTAGTTATAGTTTCTTCTGAGTCATCCTCTGATAGTCCAGTGCCTGTTAAGCACTATTGGAACGCTAACAGCCCTGCAAGTGAGCCACATCAAGGGCATATGCAGCTGCCAGCTCTGTGGGGCACCGGCGGCTTCCAGGCAGTGCTGCTCGGTCTCAGATCCGTCTCGCTGCCTGTAGAAGACTGCACTTTACTAAAGATTCAAGTCAAGCTTTCTAATTCTTTTCTGCTTTATGCTGCTTTTATTTGGGGCCTAAGCACATCTTTGCCCCTCACAGAGACTTTCTGTCACAGACGGTCCTCCACacctccaaaaaaacaaaacaaaaaccactgttTTGCTTCAACACAGctaagaggaggaggggaaaggactgaGATCCTGATCCACTGGTATGCCACTGACTGAACATAGTTTTGCTGTTGCAaagtgtgtttgagacagggtttcactatatagctctgggtggtctgtaagaccaggctggcctcaaacatagtgatccatctgcctctgtttcccaaatgcACAGACCACCATGTTTGACTGaatgtagcctttttttttttttttttttttttgagatagggtctcaaaattagccctgcctggcctgaagtcacagagattgcctcaaggcatgtgccaccatgactgctGTGTTAGATTCTCTGTTGCAGACTCAGTGTTCAGTTATTTGGGATCTTCTACTGAATTAAACGGCTGGATCACCGTGATTCTGTTTAAATATGTCTGTGTGTTGTTGAGGACTGAGCCAGTGCCTCATATTAATTTGTCAAATCTGTGCATATGCGACTCCACACTGAGCTACACTTTGAGccctcgcttgcttgcttgcttgtttttgaggaGCCACCCTATTGTTTCACGTTCTTCCTACCATACCTTTCTACATAAAAAGCACTAAGGCAAATAACTAGGTAGGGGTGGGAATTACCAAGCATGGTGGCTTGCCCTTCTCCCcagttccctctgccttgctaaaaaaataaaaaacccttaGATACATTCCTAAAGcgagccaccaaggtctattcccacATTTGACCagttcctcctcctgaggctgaccaccaaggtccaCATATCAAAGTATTAAAATCCAGCATTCAAAAGCTCCCTTTGGCTGCCCTATTAAACATgcacaaagaaaattaaacacctcatcctaacacggGTTTcctcttgtacctttataaattgccatttgcctatgggccacttctctcttctctatccagaggcagttctTTGTCCCCTGGGACAAATACCCCTGACCCCTTCCCTGTTCCCTttgccctctccctcttcctccgtCTCTTATTCCCTGTCCTTTGA harbors:
- the Vps26b gene encoding vacuolar protein sorting-associated protein 26B, coding for MSFFGFGQSVEVEILLNDAESRKRAEHKTEDGKKEKYFLFYDGETVSGKVSLSLKNPNKRLEHQGIKIEFIGQIELYYDRGNHHEFVSLVKDLARPGEITQSQAFDFEFTHVEKPYESYTGQNVKLRYFLRATISRRLNDVVKEMDIVVHTLSTYPELNSSIKMEVGIEDCLHIEFEYNKSKYHLKDVIVGKIYFLLVRIKIKHMEIDIIKRETTGTGPNVYHENDTIAKYEIMDGAPVRGESIPIRLFLAGYELTPTMRDINKKFSVRYYLNLVLIDEEERRYFKQQEVVLWRKGDIVRKSMSHQAAIASQRFEGTTSLGEVRTPGQLSDNNSRQ